One part of the Olleya sp. YS genome encodes these proteins:
- the hisD gene encoding histidinol dehydrogenase, which yields MKTFINPNQSTWSTLLKRPTQTVDDIETTVTQIFEDVQRNGDLAITKYTQLFDGVELASNTVSAKEVELASSKISSDLKQAIQLAKRNIETFHNAQKTETISIETTVGVTCWQEKRAIQKVGIYIPAGSAPLFSTVLMLAVPAQIAGCKEIVLCSPPNKEGNIANEILYAAELCGVTKIIKVGGIQAIAGLTFGTDTIPQVYKIFGPGNQFVTVAKQLATKYGVAIDMPAGPSELLIAADNSANASYVASDLLSQAEHGADSQVILVSDSQGFIEQVQKEIDKQLAVLPRKDIAKQALENSKAIIMEDANDALDIINDYAPEHLILCTNDNDFFVNNIINAGSVFIGNYTPESAGDYASGTNHTLPTNGFSKAYSGVNLDSFTKAITFQKITKEGIQNIGNSIELMAEAEGLQAHKNAVSIRLKDLK from the coding sequence ATGAAAACATTTATAAACCCAAACCAATCCACTTGGTCAACCCTTTTAAAACGACCAACACAGACTGTAGATGATATTGAAACTACAGTAACTCAAATCTTTGAGGATGTGCAACGTAATGGTGATCTAGCTATAACAAAATACACGCAACTGTTTGATGGAGTCGAATTAGCTTCAAATACAGTGTCCGCTAAAGAAGTTGAGCTAGCGAGTTCTAAAATTTCATCTGATTTAAAACAAGCAATTCAACTAGCAAAGCGTAATATTGAGACATTTCACAACGCACAAAAAACGGAAACAATCAGCATTGAAACTACAGTTGGTGTCACTTGCTGGCAAGAAAAAAGAGCCATTCAAAAAGTCGGGATTTATATTCCTGCTGGTAGCGCACCATTATTTTCAACCGTTTTAATGTTGGCTGTTCCTGCTCAAATTGCAGGATGTAAGGAGATTGTATTATGTTCGCCTCCCAACAAAGAAGGTAACATAGCTAACGAAATTTTATATGCAGCAGAGCTTTGTGGAGTCACTAAAATAATTAAAGTTGGAGGTATTCAAGCAATAGCTGGATTAACGTTTGGAACAGACACTATACCACAAGTCTACAAGATTTTTGGTCCAGGAAACCAGTTTGTGACAGTGGCGAAACAATTAGCAACTAAATACGGAGTAGCAATAGATATGCCAGCTGGACCAAGCGAATTGCTAATAGCTGCAGATAATAGTGCTAATGCAAGTTACGTGGCTTCAGATTTGCTAAGCCAAGCAGAACATGGTGCAGATAGTCAAGTCATTTTGGTGTCAGATTCTCAAGGTTTTATAGAGCAAGTACAAAAAGAAATAGACAAACAGTTAGCGGTTTTACCAAGAAAAGACATAGCTAAACAAGCACTTGAAAATTCTAAAGCTATTATTATGGAAGACGCGAATGATGCATTAGACATAATTAATGACTATGCTCCTGAACACTTAATATTATGTACTAATGACAATGATTTTTTTGTCAATAATATAATTAACGCAGGATCTGTATTTATAGGAAACTATACACCAGAAAGCGCAGGAGATTATGCATCTGGAACTAATCACACCTTACCTACTAATGGTTTTAGTAAAGCGTATTCTGGAGTAAATTTAGACAGTTTTACAAAAGCCATTACGTTTCAAAAAATCACTAAAGAAGGTATTCAAAATATTGGTAAT
- the hisG gene encoding ATP phosphoribosyltransferase encodes MSKLKIAVQKSGRLNEDSMKILKDIGISIDNGKDQLKASARNFPLEIFYLRNGDIPQYLKDGVVDIAIIGENVLIEKGNDITIAETLGFSSCKVSVAVPKGAKYNSVKDLEGKRIATSYPNTVNQFLSKNNVSAKLHIINGSVEIAPNIGLADAIVDIVSSGSTLFKNGLKEVEVILKSEAVLAVSPKISTENQKLLEKIQFRIQSVLKGQNSKYVLLNAPNDKLKDIINILPGMKSPTVLPLAEAGWSSVHSVINKNQFWEVIDELKANGAQGILVCPIEKMVI; translated from the coding sequence ATGAGTAAATTAAAAATTGCAGTTCAAAAATCAGGACGATTAAATGAGGATTCCATGAAAATCCTTAAAGACATTGGTATTTCTATAGACAATGGAAAAGACCAACTTAAAGCATCAGCCAGAAATTTTCCTTTAGAAATTTTCTATTTACGTAATGGAGATATTCCACAATATCTAAAGGATGGTGTGGTAGACATTGCCATCATCGGAGAAAATGTATTAATCGAAAAAGGTAATGACATTACAATTGCAGAAACATTAGGATTTTCTAGTTGCAAAGTGTCTGTTGCAGTACCTAAAGGAGCAAAATACAATTCGGTTAAAGATTTAGAAGGAAAACGTATTGCTACATCGTACCCAAATACAGTTAATCAGTTTTTAAGTAAAAACAACGTATCTGCCAAGTTACACATCATTAATGGTTCTGTAGAAATTGCTCCAAATATTGGGTTAGCAGATGCTATTGTAGATATTGTGTCTAGCGGAAGTACATTATTTAAAAACGGTTTAAAAGAAGTTGAAGTTATTTTAAAATCGGAAGCAGTATTAGCAGTATCTCCTAAAATTTCTACTGAAAATCAAAAATTGCTTGAAAAAATACAATTTAGAATACAATCTGTTTTAAAAGGACAAAACTCAAAATACGTGTTACTAAATGCACCAAACGATAAGCTAAAAGATATCATCAATATTTTGCCAGGAATGAAAAGCCCAACGGTTTTACCATTAGCAGAAGCAGGTTGGAGTAGTGTACACTCCGTAATAAATAAAAACCAATTTTGGGAAGTTATTGACGAATTAAAAGCTAATGGAGCACAAGGTATTTTAGTTTGTCCGATAGAAAAAATGGTGATTTAA
- a CDS encoding prohibitin family protein, with the protein MEKLPKIAFPIIIAVIIGIILIAKSAVTIDSGEAGVLFETFGDGVVTDEPPMGEGFHIVAPWNKVYIYEVRQQELFEKMKVLSSNGLEIQIDASAWYEPVYSELGNLHQSLGQNYLQRVIQPAIRSAARSVVGRYTPEQLYSSKRDAIQDEIFAETKKILEKQYVQLNEVLVRDVTLPNTIKEAIERKLRQEQESLEYEFRLVTAAKEAEKVIIEAQGKADANRILSASLTDKILQDKGIEATVKLSESNNSKVIVIGSGDSGMPIILGNQ; encoded by the coding sequence ATGGAAAAATTACCAAAAATTGCATTCCCAATAATCATAGCGGTTATTATCGGAATTATTTTAATTGCTAAATCAGCAGTAACAATTGACTCTGGAGAAGCTGGAGTGCTTTTTGAAACCTTTGGAGACGGTGTTGTAACCGATGAGCCTCCAATGGGTGAAGGGTTTCATATTGTTGCACCATGGAATAAAGTCTATATTTATGAAGTACGTCAACAAGAATTATTTGAAAAAATGAAAGTATTATCGTCTAACGGACTAGAAATACAAATTGATGCTTCTGCTTGGTACGAGCCTGTTTACAGCGAGTTAGGAAATCTTCACCAATCACTAGGTCAAAACTACTTGCAACGTGTCATACAGCCTGCCATACGTAGTGCTGCACGTAGTGTAGTTGGTCGTTACACACCAGAACAACTATATTCTAGTAAGCGTGACGCAATTCAAGATGAAATTTTTGCTGAAACAAAAAAGATTTTAGAAAAGCAATACGTACAATTAAACGAGGTGTTAGTACGCGATGTTACTTTACCTAATACAATTAAAGAAGCTATCGAGCGTAAATTACGTCAAGAACAAGAGTCTTTAGAGTATGAGTTTAGATTAGTGACAGCTGCAAAAGAAGCAGAAAAAGTAATTATTGAAGCACAAGGTAAAGCAGATGCAAATCGTATTTTAAGTGCTTCACTAACAGATAAAATTTTACAAGATAAAGGTATCGAAGCAACAGTAAAATTATCAGAATCTAATAATAGTAAAGTTATTGTTATAGGCTCAGGTGATAGCGGAATGCCAATTATTTTAGGAAATCAATAA